The Periophthalmus magnuspinnatus isolate fPerMag1 chromosome 15, fPerMag1.2.pri, whole genome shotgun sequence genomic sequence AGGGGAAGGAGTACATCTTTGTGTCCAACATAGACAACTTGGGAGCCACCGTAGATCTGCACATTCTCCACCACTTAGTTTCTCAGCCCAATGGAAAACGCTGTGAGTTTGTAATGGAGGTGACGGACAAAACGCGGGCTGATGTTAAGGTATAAAACACTCTCCTtggtttttaaaggtgcactgtgtaacctttctaggGGAGGGTAAACACAAGtttttctctgtggagatgttgaaAATTCCCAGCAAAGAAataacaatatggcattaaactgaagtatctggcatttattcaattgcaagtGTTTAtacacagttgaaaccagaagttgtACTTGTTACGTGCCAGTTGGTCCAGGGGTGGTGCCACGCAATGAAATGTTACAGCTCTCTCTCATATTctggcaaatagaaataattttagtTCTAACTtgcctaaaacaggaaaagtttagtctgatttcatgtcagagagtgagggaaaaaaaccatgtgcctttttatatagtgtatgtaaacttctactTTCAACTGTATATGGACAACAGTAGCTCGGTCGGTAGGTTttttgaaggttggcagttcaaatctcactctcaacgtaaacatcattgagaggtcagatccactgacccacaggttggtggtgcaattcccgctcccacagatgaatgctgttgttgtgaccTTGGGGCAATGtaggttaaatgtcttgccccagtgtctgtggaCACTGGTGTGaatgatgtaaagcgctttgactgCTTTGAAAGTGggaaaacattacatttatattgcCAAAATTCCCCTGCGAAACACAAATTCTTGCTCGACTCCATagagatatacaagtttaatgccattctgtagaaaattccaggcaaagcaataacatctccatgaacacaAGTAAGTGGCAtatccttcaccagaaaagttacatgtgcATGATTAAGTAATTAAAACACTGCTGATGATATGATTTTGTATTGATGCTTATTTAATACACACAGGGTGGTACATTGATTGAATATGACGGTAAACTGCGCTTGCTAGAGATTGCCCAGGTCCCTAAAGCCCATGTGGAtgaattcaaatctgtcacaaAGTTCAAAATCTTCAACACCAACAACTTGTGGATTTCTCTGGCTGCTGTGAAGAGGCTGCAAGAGCAAAATGCAATGGACATGGAGATTATAGTGAACCCTAAGGTGAGTATAATGAGCACTGTAATCTTTATGTTTCATGTTTAAGGCTTAATGGTTGAGATTGAGGAAGTGCATTGATAAAAAAATTTTGTGGCTTGAAGATAATGAAGATAACATTCAACATGTACAGAAAAATCTTAAGAGCAGCTTAATAAGACAATAGAGAAATGGTAGAATGTTTAGAACTTTTTGCAACAAGAAATAGATGGTTTCCTTATTTCTATCTGGATGATTTATGTAATCCTCATGATCTGAGTGAATGACAGGCCAAACTGTTATGAAATCTCCATGTTGTTTTCATTACAACAGGCGTAAAAAGCTCTAGgtgctaaaatgtattttttgggttattttattacattattactaTAACTTTCTGGATGTGGCCCGTCAGcggcatgtttccatggaaatagaaagttaaagccgtACTTTGGAACATAGTGTTACATTTTTCAGTACAATCAAAATTTCTGTGGTGGAGATTTAAAAACGCTAGAGTAATGTCAAAGTATTGTCCCTGTAAATGAggcttgtgttttgtctgttttattgcACTTTCAAACCAGGCGCAACGCGATTACAGATATTAAATTACGACAGAAGGTTCACCTCTGTAGTTTGTAACTTTGATGTGCAATTAATAATCATTACACATTCAATAAACAGAACTGAGTAACCTTTATTCTAGAATCAGGTCATATTCCCTGTTGCTTCAATCAACCAAAACCCTGGCTCTGTGgtacaatattttaaacattagaATATATTTGATTATAGAAAACATAACAGCAACATACTCACAGAATTAGCATTAACACTGCATACTGCACATACTGcacactgaaacaacacaaacactttactaCAGTGACTTCAAATGTCTCTTCTGGCAGACTCTGGATGGGGGTCAGAATGTGATTCAGTTGGAGACCGCTGTGGGTGCAGCCATCAAATGCTTTGACAATGCCCTTGGCATTAACGTCCCGCGTAGTCGCTTCCTCCCTGTGAAGACCACCTCCGACCTGCTGCTGGTCATGTCCAACCTTTACAGCCTGGACGCTGGGTCTCTGACCATGAGCCCAAAGAGAGAGTTCCCCACTACGCCACACGTCAAGCTCGGCAGCTCCTTCACTAAGGTACGCTCTACATAGACATATATGGGCATCTACATAGCAGAATGATATCTGTTTTTAACATTTagttcagtggttcttaacctgggttcaatcgaaccctaggggttcggtgagtcagtctcaggggttcggcgaaggtcaagacacgcacccgactcgtATGATTTGCGGACCGCAAGCATCTCCAGACATTGGCCGTGccccaattcgacaaatgcaccctttgatgtgcctatcgaagtacctgcccgacttaaatgagcctttcgaacggcataaaaacataaaacgacataaaaacgaagaaaaggaacagactttgctgtgaaaatgacatgagagtggccaaggtgacgCCACGCATtttgaactggtctctcaaaggcaacagcagaagttatactgatttgcagtaaatattcattattattctagcctgatggaaattaggtgatcggtgtgtgttaaaatgttaaaaataataaataccacaaatacaataagttcattattggaatacataaggttaaaaattaaaataatttcagtgtggtagtattaaaaaaggtgatgtctttgtaaaaaggtatatatgtaatttgttgtgagttctgGCACTGTAttagttttattctttgaacacagtgatgttaatgcacggttcattttgtgcaccagtaaaacatacttatgtcttgaaaaataaataaatacatttttcaataaagaagggttcggtgaatgtgcatatgaaactggtggggttcagtacctccaacaaggttaagaaccactgatttagTTACTGTTTATGTTAAAGCCCCATTGTATAACATTTCTGCTGGTTGGCACTCAAACACTTGTCTGCAtcaagttaaagccatacttcggaacattacaggcaaaccAGTAACATTTTTTTGAGAAATACAAAACCCTTTAATGCTTATTTACTGAgggaaaggttacacagtggggctttaatgtTTCTTGATTTACATAGTAAAACAATGACCTCATGATCTGGCTGTCTGCTGTTTTCAGGTTCAGGAATACTTGATGCGTTTTGAGAGCATCCCAGACATGCTGGAGCTCGACCACCTCACAGTGTCTGGAGATGTCACATTTGGGAAAAATGTTTCTTTGAAGGTAAGTTTTAATACAAGATGTGTATATTTcagatataaaaacatatatttcctTACATGTTTAAAACTTGTAGTATATCGTTGGCTATATTAGCAGCATCTTTGTGATGAGAAATGGCACTtctactattttttattttggctttGTTTCAAAGTTAACCAAACCCCCTCGTCCTCCTTCCAGGGAACTGTCATCATTATAGCCAATCACGGAGATCGAATTGACATTCCTGCCGGTTCTATGCTGGAGAACAAAATTGTATCTGGAAACCTGCGCATTCTGGATCATTGAATTTCTTTAGTACccatcccacaatgcacctgtaACATGTGACCAAGCTGGCTTTATCACTAAATGTACATGTGAAACCCCTGTTTGTCATAAAATGGATGCAAATAGGACGTAGCAGCACAAGCAGTGCTTTGTTTTGCAAATTTTAATctactgccacctgctggatcacataaaaagtaagaaatagtataaattataaatgtccATTAACAGTTACATCTGTCATAAATTTATGATTAACTGAAAAGGtgaacacacttttttttttttttttttttactttagataACTTTATTTGACTGTTTACACAGCACTTCTAATGTGACCTTCCATGAAGCAATGAACTGTCTAATGTTAACATCACATGTAACACTTTTACAACTTCTTCGAGCCACAACTACAGATACCAGTGTACTGTTTTGTTTGACAGTATTTTTCCAAAGAATTTATGGCAGCATATACTGTTTATATACTATGGCTCAGTAGTATTCAGCTCAATATTTGTATTGTCTAGACACGACAATGAAGTTTGTCTTGTGAATGCCCAAGGTTGCATTCACATTGTTTTGTCATGTCTGTTCTTGTTATTATAAAGGACTGAAAAAGAAACACCTTCTAAATGTACGTTTTAAACAAGAATAAGCCTTAATGAAAAGTTCTCTGAAATTGGCACTTCAACTgaaattttgaacattttcagattttactGCTTGTGCCATAGATGATGAAATGAAGTCCTTTTGTTTAATGCCTGTTCGCCTCTATGTCCTGTCACCTTGTATTGTGTCCTTATCCAAGATATGCCATCAGACGATGTAATGTTTGTCCAAAAAGTGAAGGCCTTCCTAACTGTATTTGGGTGTGTCTGTTTGAGAGAGTCCCTGTTGTGCAttcctttcatttttatcatCGTCATAGTTCACAGTTACCTTTATGTTGTCTAATGCCTCCATGTCAGTATCACTCTGCATTAGTTCATTTAGGGACAACACAAGAAGGTGCAATATTTTATGCAGTGTTGATTTTACTTGACTGTACTGATGCGGAGCGTGGTAAAAACATTGTGTGCTGGAGATGTGTGGAGCAAACGTCTGAATGCAAAAAGTGTTGAGTGTGAGGTCCCAGCCCAGTTCTGAAACCTCAGGACTCAATAAAGTGCAATATGAACACTGTGTTTTGTCATCTGTCAGTATAATATCGTGTTTTATTATGAACaaaagatatctgtgtaatccctctgtcgtccaggtctgatcctttggaaaagaaaaataaaatcagtcaACTGGGCAAAACATAGTAGGAGTGAAGATCtttttctgctcatccaagacaattcttcagttctggtcagattactggtggacactgaagGCAGGAggtacactgaaactcaaaagtTATAGATATTGGAAAGATAATCATCTATCacctatctataactccatcctcagacccaaagcaaaacaaagacaacaatagtgctagccggGATGCTAATAGGGTGAAATCACTCCTTATGGGCTTGAATGACTgataagtaggactcaggcacagtgcacacttagggtagcacaatagaccaaacctacaaacagaaactgtaaacaatagttgttttgagtttcagtgtagttgctcctcccttcagacggatataaggcagtgtccaccagtaatctgaccagaactgaagcagagGCTTGGTTGAGCAGCAAattgtcttcactcctacagtgctttgtctagttgacagattttatctTTCTTTTGCTTTGAACATACAAGTACAGATTTAGACCAGTATTCTTCAGGTTCAGGAGTTTAAAGGGGGGTGGATGTGGCCTACACTCTTGCTACAGTCACATCTGAACCTGGGCTGCCAGTGTCTTAACCTACAGATAAAGGACAAATGTTTTCTCGTTCTCATTATATGGACAGGCCAAGCCTCATTTGAAAGCTCAGAAACTCCAgagttcactcactgagctgcataggctgcactagcactgattaatgattagctgcaggtgtTGGGGTTTAAATACAGGATATttagagagagtccttttagatttaaagtttAGATCAGCTGAATTTAAACGTCTTGTGgccacagcaacatcatgtccagtgtttttaaattaactaTTGCAATGTTTATTCTTATCTGTAAGAGCGATATTGATTTGACCATGTCTTCcacatatctggggacacaagccatgtttgtgaaatttgaaataaaaatgctactTACATTGTCATCATTTATGCAGATCTGACAAGTAAACATTTGCACATTACTGACCTCTTGTGGCTAGATGTTTGCAATTAATAAAGGGCCTGGACCTTAGCTGTTGCCATTACTGAACTTTATTAGTTAGAAACAATTCAATAtatcaaattttattttatttatttgtatgtatttcgCAGCTAATTTTAATGATGAACTGAGTCTTATAATTtcattgtaatgaaatgtgtatatttAATGTGTATTCACCTGCCCAGAAGCTGCACATGCAAAATAGaagtagctaaatctggcacaaatcatcttttctttcgtacgattaatgaatttgtagatggtccctgacaaataaagaaagaaaaaaaatgaaaccatGACTCCGCCTAATtcacttttacactttattGTTTAAAGTTGTTACAAAAGTGTATGCTTCAAACATTCGTTCGCCTGTAAGcacaaggagaggagggacagtgcaggagcaggaggactaTGGCAGGACAGATACAGACAGTCATGGACATAACAGTAGAGTGAAGAAGCCCTTTATCGTGTGCCTTCTCCACAAGACAAACAAAAGCACTGACCTTTGTGGAGGTATCCTCATTAGACCTTATTTATATCTGTATGCAATTATTCAGCTGGGCGGTAAGTTTCTCCCTGAGGTGAGCTGTGTGTTGCAGTCCAAGTAAAAGGAAGACCTTGGTGAAAACTATGTGGACAGACAAACATTCATAGGCGTATACAGCCTAATACACACACTCCAGCTGTGAACATGTGACCTACCAGGAGGTAAAGGCTGTTTTGGAGGGAAGGCTTCTACAGTGCGTGTCTCAGTTCTTTGCACCTGATCTTGTCAATGAGCATGCAAAATATCAAGACTGCTACAACCttcaaaatgtttcattttttacagaagaaaagaaGAGTTTAATTTGGTATAATCAAATGACTGGCTATTATGTATGTAAAATTGTTTTGCACTTGTGCCACTTGATGGTCAGTACTCATTCACTCTACACTTGGTGATGAGCTGCATCTAtggccacagctgtcctggggtagaGTGACTGAACTGGGGCTACAGTGAATGCAACAGTCCTGACAGTTTGTATTATGTGATGAGTAGCTTGTTTCATTTGAGACAAATTTGCATATAGAttgaaaacatgttttcatATTCAGACGTATCTGTGTCTAATATTTTATGGCAATTGGAGTCTTCTAATATAGTATTAGTGCAAATCTGATTAAAACAGCTACTGTCTGAAtgctgctgtgtctgaatgCTGGCTAACTTTTACGTTTACAAGCCACAACTTTcaagtgaaaaaaacacatgtctGCCTCCTTGTGTTAGTGTGATTTTGACGTTTGTCTTGCTACATACTGCAGTGTTGTGGCTGATCTGTTGTAACATTCACTCATCCGTACAATGTTTCCTCTTTAAAGGGATGGCTGCTTACACAGATGCCTTATTTTTCCATAATGCTTTGGGGAGATTCCCAAATGTATTGCTTTGAATGTGAAAGGCCAATGATGCATGTTTCCGAGTGAGAGGAAAGTCAAACTGAAGAGGTTACACCCAATACAAAGTCACACTCAAGTTAGAAGAGGGAATAAATACGACACAGATCGTAGA encodes the following:
- the ugp2b gene encoding UDP-glucose pyrophosphorylase 2b isoform X2 — translated: MAQFQEMMRQQLESSMHTELGKLLDTSKGPEKEVAKKDFQGFEKLFHRFLQVKGPSVEWPKIQRPPEDSIQPYDKIAARGLPDNVANSLNKLVVVKLNGGLGTSMGCKGPKSLISVRNENTFLDLTVQQIEHLNKTYKTDVPLVLMNSFNTDEDTKKILQKYTHTQVKIHNFNQSRYPRINKESLLPVATNMSMSGSSAEGWYPPGHGDIYASFYNSGLLDQLIAEGKEYIFVSNIDNLGATVDLHILHHLVSQPNGKRCEFVMEVTDKTRADVKGGTLIEYDGKLRLLEIAQVPKAHVDEFKSVTKFKIFNTNNLWISLAAVKRLQEQNAMDMEIIVNPKTLDGGQNVIQLETAVGAAIKCFDNALGINVPRSRFLPVKTTSDLLLVMSNLYSLDAGSLTMSPKREFPTTPHVKLGSSFTKVQEYLMRFESIPDMLELDHLTVSGDVTFGKNVSLKGTVIIIANHGDRIDIPAGSMLENKIVSGNLRILDH
- the ugp2b gene encoding UDP-glucose pyrophosphorylase 2b isoform X1 yields the protein MRGKMELYVQGISKGAPDNNMAQFQEMMRQQLESSMHTELGKLLDTSKGPEKEVAKKDFQGFEKLFHRFLQVKGPSVEWPKIQRPPEDSIQPYDKIAARGLPDNVANSLNKLVVVKLNGGLGTSMGCKGPKSLISVRNENTFLDLTVQQIEHLNKTYKTDVPLVLMNSFNTDEDTKKILQKYTHTQVKIHNFNQSRYPRINKESLLPVATNMSMSGSSAEGWYPPGHGDIYASFYNSGLLDQLIAEGKEYIFVSNIDNLGATVDLHILHHLVSQPNGKRCEFVMEVTDKTRADVKGGTLIEYDGKLRLLEIAQVPKAHVDEFKSVTKFKIFNTNNLWISLAAVKRLQEQNAMDMEIIVNPKTLDGGQNVIQLETAVGAAIKCFDNALGINVPRSRFLPVKTTSDLLLVMSNLYSLDAGSLTMSPKREFPTTPHVKLGSSFTKVQEYLMRFESIPDMLELDHLTVSGDVTFGKNVSLKGTVIIIANHGDRIDIPAGSMLENKIVSGNLRILDH